In the Scyliorhinus torazame isolate Kashiwa2021f chromosome 22, sScyTor2.1, whole genome shotgun sequence genome, one interval contains:
- the LOC140398928 gene encoding transmembrane protein 187-like, with protein sequence MQRPSGKAFLHVLLLYGVCVVMVATGLFDGVCTELGYEYYAEQPVSWLPRFIAMPCNSIVNLGYIAVGAYWLWRRPVSPGEAYHKDVFAWMALGYGPVQWARLATQAQRPAALDQWVTLPIFAWVPVWAAHLLGGPATLALATQAASVASYGLALAHCQGFELALACHILLAVLAGLAVQSRLGGRDSLRHMGLAVASCAGFVGLKLLDQPLARWGLLPGHLSGHFVSKICDILQFHFSLCFLECLGRQKERRRAE encoded by the coding sequence ATGCAGAGGCCTAGTGGAAAGGCTTTCCTACACGTCCTGCTGCTCTATGGAGTGTGCGTCGTCATGGTTGCCACGGGCCTGTTCGATGGGGTCTGCACCGAGCTGGGCTACGAATACTATGCTGAGCAGCCTGTGAGCTGGCTACCTCGATTTATCGCCATGCCCTGCAACTCGATAGTCAATCTGGGGTACATTGCAGTGGGGGCCTACTGGCTCTGGAGGAGGCCCGTGTCCCCCGGTGAGGCCTACCATAAGGACGTCTTCGCCTGGATGGCTCTGGGCTATGGGCCAGTCCAGTGGGCCCGGCTGGCCACTCAGGCCCAGCGGCCAGCCGCTCTTGACCAGTGGGTCACGCTGCCCATCTTCGCCTGGGTCCCGGTGTGGGCGGCCCACCTCCTGGGCGGCCCAGCCACCCTCGCCCTCGCCACCCAGGCCGCCTCGGTGGCCAGCTACGGTCTGGCACTGGCCCACTGCCAGGGCTTCGAGCTGGCCCTGGCCTGCCACATCCTGCTCGCCGTGCTGGCTGGCCTGGCGGTCCAGTCCCGGCTGGGCGGCCGGGATTCGCTCCGCCACATGGGTCTCGCCGTGGCCTCGTGCGCAGGCTTCGTGGGCCTGAAGCTGCTGGACCAGCCCCTGGCCAGGTGGGGCCTCCTCCCCGGGCACCTCTCGGGTCACTTCGTGTCGAAGATCTGTGACATCCTCCAGTTCCACTTCAGCCTCTGCTTCCTGGAGTGCCTCGGCaggcagaaggagaggaggcgcgcTGAGTGA